A segment of the Lolium perenne isolate Kyuss_39 chromosome 3, Kyuss_2.0, whole genome shotgun sequence genome:
CACAGCTATTATATGCCCATTGTTGTTTGCCTGGTCGCTTGACATCTGCACTTCAAAGATTTTTGGCACAACAATGTCTGAGAGGTTCAGGCATCTGTTTGCCTTCTCTTATGGCTCTACTTCTCTCCAATGGCTTATTGGATGCGCCTTTCTGGATATAGGATCCATATTCTCAAGACTTCATTCCATGGTATTGATCGAATTATGTTTGTGGTCTCATCGTTTTAATAGTGTATATCAATGCAGGTTTCAGGATTATAACCAATGACACTTTGTGTTTGTTACTAGATTTTGTGGCCAGAAGTTGGCTCCCATTTTGCCCACCAGAACGTAAACATTCGTCAACCATTCtatgaattttatatgaagaaGCTTACTGGTCTTTTTCTTGGCATCACCCTAATTGCTGTGGTCATACTTGTTCCTACTCAAATCGCTGGTCGATTGGCACCTGGGTTGTTCCCAGTAGATATCACGTAAGCATTCCGTTTTTTTTTTCTCATATGACGTATGTTCCATTTTGGTGGCACAACAACTTATGTTAATTTTTGTGATCCGTAGCTACTTTGGTTGCCCTACAACGCACACATCGATTTGGCCAGCACTTCAAAACTGTGCAGATCCACTTTGTGGTGTTCTTCTATTGAGATTTCTCATTAGCCATACTCACACACTCGTATACCTTCAATGGTTAGTGAAGAAGGTTGTGCAGTATACAGTTCACACTAGACATGCTCTTGGCCTGTCAGCTTTGGTGGCTGTCTCGTCCAATGGAGCTTCTGGACATTATGCTCGAAGCAGTGTCGCACCAAAAGACAAGCATAGTAGCACAAATGATGCTAAGGATAAAAGGTAAATCCCTATAATTGTGTTTAGGTAATATGGTCTAAACTTACTTGGACAAGAtttgcaaaagctagcaaatggtAGCCGATCTCCGGACCTTTACCAATAacccatatgatttatttttctaTTCTCATTGTTGGGTGGCTTTACTTGTCTGCTCATGTATTATTTTCCATTCAATGCATTCAAGTGTTTGCAATCCTAGAGGTGGTGTTCGCACAACTTTTTAGTAGATATAATTACCTTTTGTACATTGTACCAGGAGATCAGTTTCTGTTCATACAATCCTAAATGTGGGGCTTGCATGGTTGACTGTTGTAATATTCAGTTCAGCTGTGCTCATTTTTCCAATCTCAGTTGGGCGCGCCTCTTTGTTCGCCATAAGTCGGCTGCCACTAGCAAGTGGATTGAAATCTAATGGTAATGATTGCTCAGATATGTCATTTGGATTGTTGGACTTCCTTCAAAACAGAGCAAACATGGCTTACCTGTTGATATTTTGTCTTAGATCTGCTTGCTTTGGTTGTTGGATTTGGCATCATATCAACTGTTATTGCCGCCTCTAGTGGTTCATTTGCGTACTTGACTTCTGGGAGAACACACTCTCTAGCTTTGAGTCACTCTGTTATTGTGTTTCTATGGGTGAGCAATCTACTTCAGGCCGTCTCCTTCAtgttttttctattttctttatcgaaaaaaaatgttTTTTCTATTTTATGCTACAGAAAAATAACTCAAAGCTGTCTTCTTTCAGTTTGTCATTGTTCCCATCCTGATCGGGTTGCTGGTTGATTTATCACTAATATCACCATTCATTGGGCCTAATGATGAAGCTCCAATTCTAGATCTTTTCCACACTTGGTTCCTGGGGTGGTTACTGCTTAAAGTCTGGGTGAAATGGGTACGTTGCAACTTCTCTTGATCTCTCTGGGACCTCTTAACCAATACTATTATACTATATGTACGAAACTTGACGTATTACTATTTAGGTTGAAATATTTAACACTTGGTTTTTATACATTGAAGGTTCATTGGCCCCTAACCCCGTTCCTGGCCTATCTAACCATCGAATCACGGAGCTCGAGCCTTACTAGGGCGAAGGTGGGATGGCCTCCTGGTGTGGTACCTTTGAGGTGGTTCCTCCGAGATATATTTGTGCCCGTCGCCACGAGACTGCTTGCTGCTTTGGGTGTCCCCTATGTGTTTGCCAAGGGTGTCTTCCCGAGATTTGGTTACTCTACCGCCGCAAACTCAGCGGCATACCGCCTTGCGTGGCTGGGTGGTGTTAGCTTCTGCACACTCTGCCGTCTCGCTAAGGTGTTCTGCGTTGGACTCTGCCATCTCACCAAGGCGTTCTGCGTTGGACTCTGCCATCACACCAAGGCGTTCTGCGTTGGACTCTGCCATCTCACTAAGGCGTTCTATGTTGGACTCTGCCATCTCACCTATGTGTTCTATGTTGGAATCTGCGATTCTATCAGGGGTGGTGACCCCATCGTCATTGGGCAGAGGCTGGAAGACGTCGCCGACGATCTCTGAAGACCGCAAACTCTGTTTAGCTGGAAAAGTGTCTGGTGGTATTAACAGTTTGTATACGAACGTGAAGTAGTATATAATATAGACCACATCGTTGAGAGGAAGGATTTGGATGAGACGGGATAGACATATACAATTTTCTGGTGGAACTTGCAAATATATATGGATGCAGTTTTCAGCGTGCGAGTATACAGAGGGTTGCCACTGCGGAGTATACGTGTCGGTCAGTTCATCTCTGAGCCAGATTTAATCGATGTTTGTAAATTGTTGTCCCTATTACGGTGTTGTTACTATTGTTGTATGTAAACTAGATGATGATGGCGTGCATTGCCGTGCCTGTTCGTCTTTAGACTCGTCTTTAGGAGAGAATATAGAGATGTTTCGAAATACTGAAAATAAAGACATTTGGTAAACTCTAAACAATTTGAATTACagtcaatgattatcttgatcacATTCGTAATAAGATACAAAAAGAAATATTCAGAGCAAAACATTACAAATCCTATTCTCTAAAGGCTCGCATCTTCTACTCTTGACCAGATTTCAACTCTAATATGGTCACCCTCTAGTGGACTACAGTTCTTGCATTGCTCAGAACTTGAATGCCGATATGAGGTGCAACTTTGAAACTAGAAAGACTCACTTTGCTTTAATGGCTAAATATGAATGTCAATATCAAATGAAATACTGAAACTAAAGATATCCTCAGAGCAGAGCAGAGCACAAATCATCATCTCAGAAATATCCTAGAATCGGAACTACTATCTAAGAAATAACGATAgacaatatctttactattaaacctGAATCCTTACGTACGTCGCTCGCCTCGAACGCTAATACCTTAGCTCGCCTCGATCGCTAATAACTCTCGAGTCAGGCCCAGATATGGAACGACAGGCCCATGCCAATACGTCCCAGCTCGTCCCAGCTCGAAAACAACCCGCACCATCTTAGTAAGTCCCACCTCAGTAAAACCAGCCTGCGTCCCAACTCAGTAAAATCGGCCCAGTCAGACGGTC
Coding sequences within it:
- the LOC127341735 gene encoding probable E3 ubiquitin ligase SUD1 translates to MEVENECRICRSPAAPGRPLRRPCACDGSIRFVHDDCQFRWLNILGRLQCDVCGRQIHIRPLYAEAPSALEQVARAAKLLLPLLYLAMAVQVVWEFAVPLAALHTWRLALTGSCAEVRRLFLVRLFAPSVLACSAVWAEGVTRARYGGDLPPYERVALKILGLSLSVVMGDMALAFLCAFVPFTLGRIILLCMDGVCYASTSSILQVGYGFILSLGTIFAGMHTFHQYLRGERLVIANFFSLVIANFFRSLRDIFFRGFMKLITVANVSLNLISTAIICPLLFAWSLDICTSKIFGTTMSERFRHLFAFSYGSTSLQWLIGCAFLDIGSIFSRLHSMILWPEVGSHFAHQNVNIRQPFYEFYMKKLTGLFLGITLIAVVILVPTQIAGRLAPGLFPVDITYFGCPTTHTSIWPALQNCADPLCGVLLLRFLISHTHTLVYLQWLVKKVVQYTVHTRHALGLSALVAVSSNGASGHYARSSVAPKDKHSSTNDAKDKRRSVSVHTILNVGLAWLTVVIFSSAVLIFPISVGRASLFAISRLPLASGLKSNDLLALVVGFGIISTVIAASSGSFAYLTSGRTHSLALSHSVIVFLWFVIVPILIGLLVDLSLISPFIGPNDEAPILDLFHTWFLGWLLLKVWVKWVHWPLTPFLAYLTIESRSSSLTRAKVGWPPGVVPLRWFLRDIFVPVATRLLAALGVPYVFAKGVFPRFGYSTAANSAAYRLAWLGGVSFCTLCRLAKVFCVGLCHLTKAFCVGLCHHTKAFCVGLCHLTKAFYVGLCHLTYVFYVGICDSIRGGDPIVIGQRLEDVADDL